From one Streptomyces chromofuscus genomic stretch:
- a CDS encoding CATRA conflict system CASPASE/TPR repeat-associated protein has translation MSAEPRFSREALQIHCFLDIPRFQADGHARLAGLWQACHRLGMDQPLSPAPNLALPPAIEGSPGFRRQMARKRQGPGVYEAMLYTYGNTLGLAVILAPPETGASHTAMQTAAVWTELNDAWDRACAPSPSGTRDPLLGTVRIHRALVEPAAGTPRTDDEVGQQLALRLSGTSASNPETLSERVTLGPGLSLWEATSAQADPVGRDRRFLTTAAATDDQEELLDGWVWTDGSGRLAPVTRYLLHAAIVRHQYRVRRDAHQRLGREQQGLQQEANRLLDDCHRLLGAGSGRNSRRALARWEKLAEAAQKLQITDRQAAVKDSLLRTMAQTVAIAADTMNGSMIEPGRPDPRPLAADVQCAERLSEVLQDDAADVATTRELVSEAVRVTTQEATQHLQNHQQYVSLVQTSVIGGLLMALTAVQALGYKLPIPASAQGPLIALLTALALALPTVVLRRWRGGNGGRGGALFEVAGLAGTGAAAGWLSSRLLDTGHTVLWTIPGALLFGITGTWLVRRTFL, from the coding sequence ATGAGCGCTGAACCACGGTTCTCCCGGGAGGCGTTGCAGATCCACTGCTTTCTGGACATCCCTCGTTTCCAGGCAGACGGACACGCCCGCCTGGCCGGGCTCTGGCAGGCATGCCACCGGCTGGGCATGGACCAGCCCCTGTCACCGGCGCCGAATCTGGCACTGCCCCCAGCCATCGAGGGCTCACCCGGCTTCCGGCGGCAGATGGCCAGGAAGCGCCAAGGGCCTGGCGTGTACGAGGCGATGCTCTACACGTACGGGAACACCCTCGGACTCGCGGTCATACTGGCACCCCCCGAGACGGGCGCCTCGCACACAGCCATGCAGACGGCGGCTGTGTGGACTGAGCTCAACGACGCCTGGGACCGCGCCTGCGCCCCGTCGCCATCGGGCACCAGGGACCCGCTCCTAGGCACGGTCCGCATTCACCGCGCTCTCGTCGAACCCGCGGCCGGCACGCCCCGCACCGATGACGAGGTGGGACAACAGTTGGCCCTGCGCCTCTCCGGGACGTCGGCCAGCAACCCGGAGACCCTGTCGGAGCGCGTCACCCTCGGCCCTGGTCTGTCCCTGTGGGAGGCCACCTCCGCACAGGCCGATCCGGTGGGCCGCGACCGCCGCTTCCTCACCACCGCGGCCGCGACGGACGACCAGGAGGAGCTGCTCGACGGCTGGGTATGGACCGACGGCAGCGGGCGGCTGGCTCCCGTGACGCGGTACCTGCTGCATGCCGCAATCGTGCGCCACCAGTACCGCGTACGACGGGACGCCCACCAGCGGTTGGGCCGAGAGCAGCAGGGGCTGCAGCAGGAGGCCAATCGGCTCCTCGACGACTGCCACCGGCTCCTCGGCGCGGGCAGCGGCAGGAACAGCCGACGCGCCCTGGCACGCTGGGAGAAGCTGGCCGAGGCGGCCCAGAAACTGCAGATCACGGACCGGCAGGCCGCCGTCAAGGACAGCCTTCTGCGAACGATGGCACAGACCGTGGCCATCGCCGCGGACACCATGAACGGCTCCATGATTGAACCGGGAAGGCCGGACCCGAGACCACTGGCAGCGGATGTCCAGTGCGCCGAGCGATTGTCCGAAGTACTGCAGGACGACGCGGCCGACGTTGCCACCACCCGTGAGTTGGTCTCCGAGGCCGTGCGCGTCACCACCCAGGAAGCCACGCAGCACCTGCAGAACCACCAGCAGTACGTGTCACTCGTTCAGACCTCGGTCATCGGCGGCCTGTTGATGGCCCTCACGGCTGTGCAAGCACTCGGCTACAAGCTCCCGATCCCGGCGTCGGCCCAAGGGCCGTTGATCGCCCTGCTGACCGCGCTCGCCCTCGCCTTGCCCACCGTCGTCCTCCGGCGCTGGCGGGGCGGAAACGGCGGACGCGGCGGCGCGCTCTTCGAAGTCGCGGGCCTGGCCGGAACGGGCGCGGCGGCCGGCTGGCTGTCGAGCCGCCTCCTCGACACTGGCCACACCGTGCTCTGGACAATACCCGGCGCCCTCCTGTTCGGCATCACCGGTACCTGGCTCGTCCGCCGTACTTTCCTCTGA
- a CDS encoding CATRA system-associated protein, which yields MPYDDEEIRQEAVELLSAIHTWRLTSEGWSEVERHLDALSAAAKKNDPIEVKRATNRLEDAVATWRTPPPRSLSDDRPEPTTAPPPVLERKGVVVHELGSRDDSAPDRPDER from the coding sequence GTGCCGTACGACGACGAGGAGATCCGGCAAGAGGCCGTTGAGCTCTTGTCCGCGATCCACACCTGGAGGCTGACCTCCGAGGGCTGGTCCGAGGTGGAACGTCATCTCGACGCCCTCTCGGCCGCCGCCAAGAAGAACGACCCGATCGAGGTCAAGCGGGCGACGAACCGCCTCGAGGACGCAGTCGCCACCTGGCGGACACCACCACCCCGGTCACTGTCCGATGACCGGCCCGAACCGACGACAGCGCCGCCGCCAGTCCTGGAGCGCAAGGGCGTAGTGGTCCACGAGCTCGGCAGCAGGGACGACTCCGCACCGGACCGGCCCGATGAGCGCTGA
- a CDS encoding CHAT domain-containing protein translates to MDLRRLAGRVFGVEGGRVEAVSLRERAEARARQWQGNQQDPAVLAEVTELRRAAFAAIRPTDPAQCVLGMELAIDLHGRWLLSGAPGDLDEAINVLEKALRQAPAPTYLDWINLHAALARLYSARCNAGPAQMPDVARAAELAHVVARGLRRDDPRAEEHWENAVYQRAAFAQRNSDAAALEQLVAECHQRVTQPFLHTHRPELAWRLLGDCAKSRYSLTADPADNRLALDAFDRVLRTLQSGTEAWHRCLRKQCECLLQQYTHTADETVFGQAEGLASRLVEAWRSDPGAAGGDEAGARALRYRGKLRFLRFELRGDLDDLRSARQAFDEALPLTRTSAADLRTDVQYHLAQVLIQGYDRAVSLAADLEEAERLAAESLASLPPGAPDHGLHLHLVAEVRHRHGLLAEDPAVLREAVRLHEEAALAVAADAPSFLWRTKNSLSISLMQLYLITGDRELLSDAVTNADQAILAAPGHVLATDNGARLHTSLGDLHRLLYETTGDQQSLRLALEHTRTAVDHAMADSADWATCLSNHATVVGLPDRPQDRRAAERIYRQALDAPNIRPSVLAIVLHNFGTQLSQIGESTRDRTVLSEAITHLQRAVEVADPHDLHQPNYRRNLARALLALWNIERDPELVERALEITLRALAETPATASNRPMLHGLHASLLTARFYDHGDTDDLAAACEAAHQALELTPPGHTSQAAQHTQYGETLHTRALLGGHPETVAEAHRHLRLGLEGQEEHPGWATRAMFLANALTTGAQYGTPATSARAEALALYRRAATHRYAPPDERWAAALAWGRLHVEAGEWDKALEGFGAAIEVLPQLAWPGLSREDQLLTLGGTSATVSDAAAVALMAGQPERAVELLEHGRAVLLSHALDMNTDLDEVRARDGRLADELEHVRRALSRALAVSTVEGRGPGHPHHLSARRRELQHRWTDLVELARRLPGMARFLRPPGFADLMSAGERGPVVLYNVSSLRCDALVLAGGGVRVVPLPAFDPRKAELRADAFAALLRDVDDRVEGAQEELRAYLTDLLHWLWCTLLEPVLESLGYEATPPEAQPPHLWLCPTGVLNRLPLHAAGTLPEDPYDTRQTPDMAMDRAVCSYTPTVRSLIAARSRHTAGDGRPPHPLVVGVAETPGAPGLPPLPEAAAEVARVTGLLAGSTELRDAQATRAAILSALRTHDWFHFAGHGEQDQAGLNGTLYTSDHATSGSIRVSDIAALRLPRADLAYLSACQTQRATIDHPDEPVTLAGALRLAGFQHVIATHWSLNSRIALQTAEYFYDHLRTAAERVSAPPGAAGAGLALHAAVLKLRRRRPDAPELWASLVHVGP, encoded by the coding sequence GTGGACCTGAGGCGACTGGCCGGGCGTGTGTTCGGCGTCGAAGGGGGACGGGTGGAGGCGGTGAGTCTGCGGGAGCGGGCGGAGGCGCGGGCCCGGCAGTGGCAGGGCAACCAGCAGGACCCCGCTGTCCTCGCCGAGGTGACCGAACTACGCCGGGCGGCCTTCGCGGCGATCCGGCCCACGGATCCCGCACAGTGCGTCCTCGGTATGGAGCTCGCCATCGACCTGCACGGGAGGTGGCTCCTGTCCGGAGCACCAGGAGACCTCGACGAGGCGATCAACGTGCTGGAGAAGGCCCTGCGGCAGGCGCCGGCGCCGACCTACCTGGACTGGATCAACCTCCACGCGGCTCTCGCCCGGCTCTACAGCGCGCGTTGCAATGCCGGTCCGGCGCAGATGCCCGATGTCGCTCGTGCGGCCGAACTGGCCCACGTGGTGGCCAGGGGACTGCGCCGCGACGACCCTCGCGCCGAGGAGCACTGGGAGAACGCCGTGTACCAACGTGCCGCGTTCGCTCAACGGAACAGTGACGCGGCCGCCCTGGAGCAGCTCGTCGCCGAATGCCATCAGCGGGTGACGCAGCCCTTCCTCCACACCCACCGACCGGAACTGGCCTGGCGGCTGCTGGGAGACTGCGCAAAGTCCCGCTACAGCCTCACCGCGGATCCGGCCGACAACCGCCTCGCACTCGACGCGTTCGACCGTGTCCTGCGGACGCTGCAGTCCGGCACCGAGGCGTGGCACCGTTGCCTCCGAAAGCAGTGCGAATGCCTGCTCCAGCAGTACACGCACACCGCGGACGAGACGGTCTTCGGCCAGGCGGAGGGACTGGCCTCCCGGCTTGTGGAGGCGTGGCGGAGCGACCCAGGCGCTGCAGGGGGCGACGAGGCAGGAGCCCGCGCGCTCCGGTACCGCGGGAAGCTGCGCTTCCTCCGCTTCGAACTGCGCGGCGACCTCGACGACTTGCGGTCGGCACGCCAAGCCTTCGACGAAGCCCTCCCCCTGACCCGCACCTCGGCGGCCGACCTGCGCACGGACGTGCAATACCACTTGGCGCAGGTGCTTATCCAGGGTTACGACAGAGCAGTCTCGCTTGCGGCCGACCTGGAAGAGGCCGAACGCCTGGCTGCGGAGTCGTTGGCGTCGCTGCCGCCGGGTGCCCCGGACCACGGCCTGCATCTGCACTTGGTCGCCGAAGTACGGCACCGTCACGGACTGCTGGCCGAGGATCCCGCCGTCCTGAGGGAGGCCGTTCGCCTGCATGAGGAGGCGGCGCTGGCGGTGGCCGCCGACGCTCCCTCATTCCTCTGGCGGACGAAGAACTCACTGAGCATCTCACTGATGCAGCTGTACCTGATCACCGGAGACCGGGAGCTCCTCTCGGACGCGGTGACGAACGCGGACCAGGCGATCCTGGCCGCACCGGGCCACGTGCTGGCGACGGACAACGGAGCGCGCCTGCACACCTCACTGGGTGATCTGCACAGACTGCTCTACGAGACAACGGGCGACCAGCAGAGTCTGCGTCTCGCCCTGGAGCACACCCGGACAGCGGTGGACCACGCCATGGCGGACAGCGCCGACTGGGCCACCTGTCTGTCGAACCACGCCACCGTCGTGGGACTCCCCGACCGGCCCCAGGACCGCCGTGCCGCGGAGCGCATCTACCGGCAGGCCCTCGACGCCCCGAACATCCGCCCGTCCGTCCTGGCGATCGTGCTGCACAACTTCGGTACTCAGCTCAGCCAGATCGGCGAGAGCACCAGAGACCGGACGGTGCTGTCGGAGGCCATCACCCACCTGCAGCGTGCCGTCGAGGTGGCCGACCCGCACGATCTCCACCAGCCCAACTACCGGCGCAACCTGGCCCGTGCCCTGCTCGCCCTCTGGAACATCGAACGGGACCCGGAACTCGTCGAGCGCGCCCTTGAGATCACACTGCGGGCCCTGGCGGAGACGCCGGCCACCGCCTCCAACCGCCCCATGCTGCATGGCCTGCACGCCAGCCTCCTCACGGCGCGCTTCTACGACCACGGCGACACGGATGACCTGGCCGCAGCCTGCGAGGCGGCGCACCAGGCTCTCGAACTGACCCCACCCGGCCACACCTCCCAAGCGGCCCAGCACACCCAGTACGGCGAGACCCTGCACACCCGGGCACTCCTCGGAGGCCACCCCGAAACAGTCGCCGAGGCGCACCGGCACTTGCGCCTGGGACTGGAGGGTCAGGAGGAGCATCCCGGGTGGGCGACACGCGCCATGTTCCTCGCCAACGCGCTGACGACCGGAGCGCAGTACGGCACCCCCGCCACATCGGCGCGCGCCGAGGCTCTTGCGCTCTACCGGCGGGCCGCGACGCACCGCTACGCACCCCCGGACGAGCGGTGGGCGGCGGCCCTGGCCTGGGGGCGGCTGCACGTGGAGGCAGGCGAGTGGGACAAGGCGCTGGAGGGCTTCGGCGCCGCGATCGAGGTCCTGCCCCAGCTGGCGTGGCCCGGCTTGTCGCGGGAAGATCAGTTGTTGACACTCGGCGGCACGTCCGCGACCGTGTCCGACGCTGCTGCCGTGGCCCTGATGGCTGGCCAGCCGGAGCGTGCCGTGGAACTCCTCGAGCACGGCCGGGCCGTACTCCTCTCCCACGCGCTGGACATGAACACGGACCTGGACGAGGTCCGTGCTCGGGACGGACGGCTCGCGGACGAACTGGAACACGTCCGCAGGGCACTGAGCAGGGCACTCGCGGTGTCCACAGTCGAGGGCCGGGGTCCTGGGCATCCACATCATCTGTCCGCACGGCGCCGGGAGTTGCAACACCGCTGGACCGATCTCGTGGAGCTGGCGCGGCGCCTGCCAGGGATGGCACGGTTCCTCCGTCCGCCTGGATTCGCCGACCTGATGTCGGCGGGGGAGCGCGGGCCGGTGGTCCTGTACAACGTCAGCAGCCTGCGCTGTGACGCACTGGTCCTGGCAGGGGGCGGCGTACGAGTCGTACCGCTCCCGGCCTTCGACCCGAGGAAGGCTGAGTTGCGCGCGGACGCCTTCGCCGCACTCCTCAGGGACGTCGACGACCGCGTCGAAGGCGCCCAGGAGGAGCTCCGCGCCTACCTCACCGACCTGTTGCACTGGCTGTGGTGCACGCTGCTCGAGCCGGTGCTGGAATCCCTCGGGTACGAGGCTACGCCCCCCGAGGCGCAGCCACCCCATCTGTGGCTGTGCCCCACCGGTGTGCTCAACCGCCTGCCGCTGCACGCGGCGGGCACGCTTCCAGAGGACCCGTACGACACCCGGCAGACACCCGACATGGCCATGGACCGTGCCGTCTGCTCGTATACACCGACCGTCCGCTCCCTGATCGCTGCCCGTTCACGGCACACAGCAGGGGACGGACGCCCGCCGCACCCCCTGGTGGTCGGAGTGGCGGAGACACCCGGCGCGCCCGGACTACCCCCGCTGCCGGAGGCGGCTGCCGAAGTGGCAAGGGTGACCGGCCTCCTGGCCGGAAGCACAGAGTTGCGGGACGCACAGGCCACACGTGCCGCGATCCTTTCCGCTCTCCGGACACACGACTGGTTCCACTTCGCCGGCCACGGTGAGCAGGATCAGGCTGGGCTCAACGGCACTCTCTACACCTCGGACCACGCCACCAGCGGCTCCATCCGCGTCAGCGACATCGCCGCGCTGCGCCTGCCCCGCGCCGATCTCGCCTACCTCTCTGCCTGCCAGACACAGCGCGCCACTATCGACCACCCCGACGAACCGGTAACCCTGGCTGGCGCGCTACGGCTGGCGGGGTTCCAGCACGTGATCGCGACTCACTGGAGCCTGAACAGCAGGATCGCCCTCCAGACCGCCGAGTACTTCTACGACCATTTGCGTACGGCGGCCGAACGCGTCAGCGCGCCCCCCGGAGCCGCTGGAGCGGGGCTTGCTCTGCACGCGGCCGTGCTCAAGCTCCGCAGACGGCGTCCGGACGCACCGGAACTCTGGGCTTCGCTGGTCCACGTAGGGCCATGA
- a CDS encoding transposase has protein sequence MTDGLWWGAFHRRPCRLLLISDDHSDKPYALALVTTDLDADPAQIVARYSWRWQIELLFLQLKQILGIGQARNRVQRAVERTVPFGLTVYTITVIWYALHADHQADIAERRATSPWLADKTNVSFEDMHATLRRELLGHRITHVIAAHSPNPQILQAVRDLFRLTA, from the coding sequence GTGACCGACGGCCTGTGGTGGGGAGCATTCCACCGCCGCCCCTGCCGCCTCCTGCTCATCAGCGACGACCACAGCGACAAGCCCTACGCCCTCGCCCTGGTGACCACCGATCTGGACGCCGACCCCGCCCAGATCGTCGCCAGATACTCCTGGCGCTGGCAGATCGAGCTGCTGTTCCTCCAACTCAAGCAGATCCTCGGGATCGGCCAGGCCCGCAACCGCGTCCAGCGCGCGGTCGAGCGCACCGTGCCCTTCGGGCTGACCGTCTACACGATCACCGTGATCTGGTACGCCCTGCACGCCGACCATCAGGCCGACATCGCCGAGCGCCGGGCGACCTCCCCCTGGCTGGCCGACAAGACCAACGTCAGCTTCGAGGACATGCACGCCACCCTGCGTCGCGAGCTCCTCGGCCACCGAATTACCCACGTCATCGCAGCTCACAGCCCGAACCCGCAAATCCTTCAGGCCGTACGGGACTTGTTCCGCCTCACCGCATAA
- a CDS encoding transposase: MLPGLTVPSSLLVLLQVVRPCFTAPTFRTFSALVTGLIVQTGRRTVVGILLGAGLTRLWPHDRAHYFFAKARWSPDQIGLVLARLLVDRFLPEDAALEVAVDDTLFKRRGKKVFGAAWQHDGSAAGPKATGFGNNWVVLGLLVPMPFLPRPVCLPVLARLWRPGHEVSKVDLARELVGVLLAAFPHRRLHLVGDAATTAERCAICPHAAPGPAGCSATASSTPRPRRPPAAAGTRPGKANAWAARARSPKPPSSPGTPSSATAAPRAY, translated from the coding sequence ATGCTTCCGGGTCTGACCGTACCGTCTTCCCTGCTCGTTCTGTTGCAGGTTGTGCGCCCGTGCTTCACCGCTCCCACGTTCCGGACCTTCTCCGCCCTGGTCACGGGCCTGATCGTGCAGACCGGTCGGCGCACTGTGGTGGGGATACTGCTGGGCGCTGGGTTGACGCGCCTGTGGCCGCACGACCGCGCGCACTACTTCTTCGCCAAGGCCCGCTGGAGCCCGGACCAAATCGGCCTGGTCCTGGCCAGGCTGCTCGTCGACCGGTTCCTGCCCGAGGACGCCGCGCTTGAAGTCGCGGTCGACGACACGCTGTTCAAGCGGCGCGGGAAGAAGGTGTTCGGTGCCGCCTGGCAGCACGACGGCTCCGCGGCCGGGCCGAAGGCGACGGGGTTCGGCAACAACTGGGTGGTACTCGGCCTGCTGGTGCCGATGCCGTTCCTGCCCCGGCCCGTGTGCCTGCCTGTCCTGGCCCGGCTGTGGCGACCAGGCCACGAGGTGAGCAAGGTCGACTTGGCCCGCGAACTGGTCGGCGTTCTCCTCGCCGCCTTTCCCCACCGGCGCCTGCACCTGGTCGGCGACGCCGCTACCACGGCAGAGCGCTGCGCGATCTGCCCACACGCTGCACCTGGACCTGCCGGATGCAGCGCAACGGCGTCTTCTACGCCCCGGCCCCGCCGCCCACCGGCCGCCGCGGGCACCCGGCCTGGAAAGGCGAACGCCTGGGCAGCCCGGGCGAGATCGCCGAAACCGCCGTCTTCACCCGGCACACCGTCGAGCGCTACGGCCGCACCGAGAGCGTACTGA
- a CDS encoding TraC family protein translates to MSHRPARRARRAAASPLFTPHGTDRASRRAARRQLAEATAKARAEATAHPAGAVPTAHDSPAPLYPPSGRPGPASARGNRLRLPSHRMTTAIAAGAYPFLAEGGLGAEGIYVGRDVHAEASFVFDPFALYGKIEGFTNPNILLAGVIGQGKSALAKSFALRSVAFGYRVYVPCDPKGEWTPVAKALGGTSVALGPGLPGKLNPLDAAPRPDSVCEADWVGEIRKRRLLLLGSLARTVLGRDLLPMEHTALDVALDAVVTRAADSGRTPLLGDVAAALNNPTALDEAAGMMSGRLGEAARDLAHAMRRLVHGDLAGMFDAPSTVAFDPRSPMLTIDLSRLGGSGDDTALVLAMTCASAWMESALTDPNGGRRWIVYDEAWRLMRHPGLLQRMQAQWKLSRGLGIANLMVIHRLSDLLTAGDAGSQGRALAEGLLADCSTRIIYRQETDQLHAAAALLGLTTVEMDAIAHLNRGRGLWKVAGRSFIVQHLLHSHELALFDTDARMH, encoded by the coding sequence ATGAGCCACCGGCCCGCCCGCCGCGCCCGCCGCGCCGCCGCCAGCCCTCTGTTCACCCCGCATGGCACCGACCGGGCCAGCCGCAGGGCAGCCCGCCGACAGCTCGCCGAAGCCACCGCCAAGGCCCGCGCCGAAGCCACCGCCCACCCGGCAGGCGCAGTCCCCACCGCACACGACTCACCCGCTCCCCTCTATCCGCCGAGCGGGCGCCCGGGGCCTGCCTCCGCCCGCGGGAACCGGCTCCGCCTGCCCTCACATCGCATGACCACCGCCATCGCAGCCGGCGCATACCCATTCCTCGCCGAAGGCGGCCTCGGTGCCGAGGGCATCTACGTCGGCCGTGACGTGCACGCCGAAGCCAGCTTCGTGTTCGACCCCTTCGCGCTGTACGGCAAGATCGAGGGGTTCACCAACCCCAACATCCTGCTTGCCGGCGTGATCGGCCAGGGAAAGTCCGCACTCGCGAAGTCGTTCGCGCTGCGCTCCGTCGCCTTCGGCTACCGCGTCTATGTCCCCTGCGACCCCAAGGGCGAGTGGACTCCCGTCGCCAAGGCGCTGGGCGGCACGTCCGTCGCTCTCGGTCCCGGACTGCCCGGCAAGCTCAACCCCTTGGACGCCGCACCGCGACCGGACAGCGTCTGCGAGGCCGACTGGGTCGGGGAGATCCGCAAGAGGCGCCTCCTGCTGCTCGGTTCGCTGGCCCGGACCGTCCTCGGCCGGGACCTGCTGCCGATGGAGCACACCGCCCTCGACGTCGCTCTCGACGCCGTCGTCACCCGCGCCGCCGACTCCGGCCGTACACCGCTTCTCGGCGACGTCGCCGCCGCCCTCAACAACCCCACCGCGCTCGACGAGGCCGCCGGGATGATGTCCGGACGGCTCGGGGAAGCGGCCCGCGACCTCGCCCATGCCATGCGCCGCCTGGTCCACGGCGACTTGGCCGGCATGTTCGACGCGCCCTCCACCGTGGCGTTCGACCCCCGCTCGCCGATGCTCACCATCGACCTGTCCCGGCTCGGAGGGTCCGGCGACGACACCGCGCTCGTCCTCGCCATGACCTGCGCCTCCGCGTGGATGGAGTCCGCCCTCACCGACCCGAACGGCGGCCGGCGCTGGATCGTCTACGACGAAGCATGGCGCCTGATGCGCCACCCCGGCCTTCTCCAGCGCATGCAGGCCCAGTGGAAGCTGAGCCGCGGCCTGGGCATCGCGAACCTCATGGTCATCCACCGACTGTCCGACCTGCTCACCGCCGGCGACGCTGGATCACAGGGCCGCGCCCTCGCCGAGGGTCTCCTCGCCGACTGCTCCACCCGCATCATCTACCGGCAGGAAACCGACCAGCTCCACGCCGCCGCCGCCCTCCTCGGCCTGACCACCGTCGAGATGGACGCCATCGCGCACCTCAACCGAGGCCGTGGCCTGTGGAAGGTCGCCGGCCGGAGCTTCATCGTCCAGCACCTCCTCCACAGCCACGAGCTGGCCCTCTTCGACACCGACGCCCGCATGCACTGA
- a CDS encoding DUF6238 family protein yields the protein MTSRTRPDDAHPYLRAASAGVRHHTRALTRPAPTSPAQVDRVHLDVLHAHLTALHQLLDQLAESARPPHPAAGRHLATAHTRLWQATAAVHDAFHLLPAASADATECHPERLPEGPPVLTICQRHLAAGHIVRRKTTPTDLNRPHTTACVR from the coding sequence TTGACCTCTCGTACGCGTCCGGACGACGCGCACCCCTACCTCCGAGCCGCGAGCGCCGGAGTTCGCCATCACACCCGTGCCCTGACCCGGCCAGCCCCCACCTCCCCGGCGCAGGTGGACCGCGTGCACCTCGACGTGCTCCACGCCCACCTCACCGCCCTGCACCAACTCCTCGATCAGCTCGCCGAATCCGCCCGCCCGCCACATCCCGCCGCAGGCCGGCACCTCGCCACCGCGCACACCCGGCTCTGGCAGGCGACCGCCGCCGTGCACGACGCCTTCCACCTCCTGCCCGCCGCCTCCGCAGACGCGACCGAGTGCCACCCAGAACGGCTCCCGGAGGGACCACCGGTCCTCACGATCTGCCAGCGCCACCTGGCCGCCGGACACATCGTCCGCCGCAAGACCACCCCCACCGACCTCAACCGCCCGCACACCACCGCGTGCGTGCGATGA
- a CDS encoding SCO6880 family protein, with protein MSDLSVAPVTVKFPHRSRRGILLGLSFPQLVLVSSALALLLVTVVSTGLLGAIALTPLWAAVAALVAIRRHGRSLIDWAPIVARYANRRRTGQTLWLARPIARPRQDGVLHLPGTAASLKVVTPGDSANGAAAVHDPHQQTLTAVARVTSRAFALLDPATQNHNVTGWGRALAGIARTGHVATVQVLERTVPDSGDTLTRHWTQHGQPQTPVAGQIYSELVASAGPAAAPHETYLAISLDLKAAKRLIGQAGGGLPGAFTVMAQTTASIAQAARNAGLMVTGWLNAREIAAVIRTAYDPKSLAALQQWSPTGRAEADPQAAGPVVQVEEYDRLATDTARHATYWVENWPRTEMGAGFLHGLMFTAGVRRSLSLIYVPQGLESALRDVQRKKAAIIADASERARRGQVDSEEDSVEYADVKQRERQLIAGHADVALTGLVTVTAETDALLDAACAQMETAAVTAGVDLRRLNYQQPDAFILAALPLARTAL; from the coding sequence TTGTCTGATCTATCCGTCGCCCCGGTCACGGTGAAATTCCCGCACCGGTCCCGCCGCGGCATCCTCCTCGGCCTCTCTTTCCCGCAACTCGTCCTCGTTTCCTCGGCGTTGGCGCTGCTGCTGGTGACGGTCGTCTCCACCGGTCTGCTCGGCGCCATCGCGCTGACCCCGCTATGGGCGGCGGTCGCCGCGCTCGTCGCGATCCGCCGGCACGGCCGGTCGCTCATCGACTGGGCGCCCATCGTCGCCCGCTACGCGAACCGTCGCCGCACCGGGCAGACCCTCTGGCTCGCCCGGCCCATCGCCCGGCCCCGACAGGACGGCGTCCTCCACCTGCCCGGCACCGCCGCCTCCCTCAAGGTCGTCACCCCCGGCGACTCCGCCAACGGCGCCGCCGCCGTCCACGACCCGCACCAGCAGACCCTCACCGCCGTCGCCCGCGTCACCAGCCGCGCCTTCGCGCTGCTCGACCCCGCGACGCAGAACCACAACGTGACCGGCTGGGGACGGGCCCTGGCGGGCATCGCCCGCACCGGGCACGTCGCCACCGTGCAGGTCCTGGAGCGCACCGTCCCCGACTCCGGCGACACCCTCACCCGCCACTGGACCCAGCACGGCCAGCCCCAGACCCCGGTCGCCGGGCAGATCTACTCCGAACTCGTCGCCTCCGCCGGCCCCGCCGCTGCCCCGCACGAGACCTACCTCGCCATCTCCCTCGACCTCAAGGCGGCCAAGCGCCTCATCGGCCAGGCCGGCGGCGGGCTGCCGGGCGCGTTCACCGTCATGGCGCAAACCACCGCCTCCATCGCCCAAGCCGCCCGCAACGCCGGACTGATGGTCACCGGATGGCTGAACGCCCGGGAGATCGCCGCCGTCATCCGCACCGCCTACGACCCCAAGTCCCTCGCTGCCCTCCAGCAGTGGTCCCCCACCGGCCGCGCCGAGGCCGACCCCCAAGCCGCCGGGCCCGTCGTCCAGGTCGAGGAGTACGACCGGCTCGCCACCGACACCGCCCGCCACGCCACGTACTGGGTGGAGAACTGGCCGCGGACCGAAATGGGGGCCGGCTTTCTGCACGGGCTGATGTTCACCGCCGGGGTGCGCCGGAGCCTGTCCCTTATATACGTGCCGCAGGGGCTCGAGTCCGCGCTGCGAGATGTTCAGCGGAAAAAGGCTGCGATCATCGCGGATGCCAGCGAACGCGCCCGCCGCGGCCAGGTCGACAGCGAGGAAGACTCCGTCGAATACGCCGACGTCAAACAGCGCGAGCGCCAGCTCATCGCCGGGCACGCCGACGTCGCCCTGACCGGCCTGGTCACCGTCACCGCCGAGACCGACGCCCTCCTTGACGCGGCCTGCGCCCAGATGGAGACCGCCGCCGTCACCGCCGGCGTCGACCTGCGCCGCCTCAACTACCAGCAACCCGACGCCTTCATCCTCGCCGCGCTGCCCCTCGCCCGCACCGCCCTGTGA